The Nocardia bhagyanarayanae region GCGGTGATCTCCGGCTCCAGGCCCGGGTTCACGATCGGCGGTTGTTCGAGGCAGCTGGTCGGCATGTAGCTCAGGTAGTTGCGGGCCCAGTCGTAGGCTTCCTGCTCGGTGTCGGCGACGTAATGCAGCGTGCCGCGTTCGGCCTGGACCTTGGCGCCACCGAGCTCCTCGGCGGTGATGTCCTCGCCGTTGACGGCTTTGATCACCTCCGGCCCGGTGACGAACATGTACGAATCCTTGGTGCCGATGAGCACGTCGGTGTTGATCGGCCCGTACACCGAACCCGCGGCGCACTTGCCGAGAATGATCGACACCTGCGGCACATACCCGGACAGCTTCTCCAACACGCGGGAGATATCACCGAACGAGGCGATCGAACCGACCGCGTCCTGGATACGCGCGCCGCCGGAATCGTTGATCGTCACCACCGGGCAGGCGTTGTCGAACGCGAGTTGCAGCGCCCGCATGAACTTGCGGGCGGACGTGATGCCGACCGACCCGCCGTACACGGTCTGATCGTGGGCGATCACCACCACCGGACGGCCCCCGATCAGCCCGCGACCGGTGACCAGCCCGTCACCGTAGAGAGCGTCCGCTTTGTCGGGCTGGCGGGCCAACGCACCGGTCTCGATGAACGTCCCGCTGTCGAGCAGCATCTCCACACGCTGGCGAACGCTCGGAATGCCCTTCTTCTCCCGCTTGGCGACACCGGCCTCACCTGCCGGTTCCGCAGCGATCGTCAGGATCTTGACCAGTTCATCGAGCTTCGCCTGGGTACCTGCCACGCTCGCTGCCACCTTTCAAACCAACTGTTGTGCCGTCGCGACGTTAAGCGGTGTCGACACGGAAGGTGTCATTCAACCCGGATATACGGGACAAGTCACAGTCGAGGCCCGGCACACATCGCCTCCCGTCCAAGAAGTTCGAGCACAGGGACTAGTTTGTCGCGGTTGCTCCGCTCGCCGTGTGGCTCAGCCCGGTGGCCCGATTCGACGGGCACGGCGGTCGAAAAGCCGTCGACCGTCGCGACGCACGAACTAGATGTCGCGTCGCGGGCGCCACTAGGCAGTTGGCGTGCTCCCGAGGTAGTCGTGGCCGCCGATGTAGACGGTGTGGCCGGATTCGGCTGTGCTCGTGGTGGCGTCGGCGATAGCGGTGGCGAACTCTTCGACGGTGGGGAGTGGGCCGTGGTCGCGGCGGGTGCCGACGGCGTCCGGGTCTCGGCGTTCGAGGAGGCGGACGATGATGGTGCCGTCGATCATGTCGCCGGAGACGACGGTCAGGGTGATGCCGAGGGCTTCGAGTTCGGGGATGATGGCTCGGAGGGCGTCCTCGCCGGCGCGTTTGCTGGCGGCGATCGGTTCGTAGTCCGTGGGGACGGGCTTGCGGCCGTGAAAGTGGGCCTGGTGGCTGGTGACGAAGACTATGCGGCCGCCGGAAGGCATGAGCGGCAACGCGAGTCGGGTCAGGCGCAGTTGTGCGTCGCGATTGATGGACATGGCGTAGTCCGCGGCCGCGCCGCGTTCGAGACCGCCGGATGCGTTGAGTACCAAGACATCCAGGCGGCCGAAGCGGTCGGTGATGTCGGCGATCAACGCGCGGGTGGCGGTTTCGTCCGAGACGTCCGCTCCCGCGACCGATGCGCTGCCTCCGGCGGCCGTGATCTCGTCGGCGATGGTCTGGGCGCGGCGGCGCTTCTCGCGGTAGTTCACGATCACGTGGTCGCCGCGGGCGGCGAGGATGCGGGCGGTGTCGGCGCCGATACCGCGCGAGGCCCCGGTGACGAGGGTGATTCGTCGATCGGTCGAGATGTCCGGTTCGTGCACCACGGTTCCTTTCCGCCGCGGACCGCCGCCCGCCCTGCTGCTTCTAAAACAGAATCACTATGGTGGTTCGAAATGAGAAGCGCAAGCGGTGCGAAACCGTCCAGGGGCGAGGCCGACCCCGCGAACGAACCGATGCTCGCCGCCATGGAACTGCTCGGCCAGCGGTGGATGCTGCGCATCGTGTGGGAGTTGGAGCCCGGCACGCTGGGCTTTCTCGAACTGCGCCGCCGGATGGGGCAGTGCTCGTCGAGCATGCTCTCGGTGCGGTTGCAGCACCTTCAGGCGGCCGGATTGATCGTCAAGAAGCCGGACAAGTCCTACGAATTGACCACGGCCGGAAGGGAACTCGGCGCGGCGCTGGGTCCGGTGTGGGAGTGGTCGCGGCGGTGGGAGAAGTTGTTCCCGGAGTCCGGCGACTGATTACGGCGTCGCCCGGAAGAGGCTGGTCAGGTCGACCAGCAGGGCCCGGCCGCGCTCCGCGCCGCCTTTGATGCGCCCGTCGAGCATCAGGCCGACCAGGCCGTGCAGATGTGCCCACAGCAGATCGGCGGCGGCATCGTCGTCCATGACCGCCTCGGGTAACTTCGGCGCACCCGCCGCGACCGCCGACCGCAGCGCCTCGAAGCAGGACCGCGCGGCCTCGGGTGCGTCGGCGGTGCCGAACGGTACCTCCGGCAGTGTGTGCATGAGCCGGTACAGGTGCGGGTCCGCGACGGCGAAATCCCAATAGGCCCAGGCGACTTCGAGCAGCGGATCGTCCTGGACGGGCGCGTCCAACGCACCGTGCAACCGCTCCGCCAGATCGGTGAACCCGGCCTCCATCAGTTCGACCAGGAGCGCGCGCTTGTTCGCGAAGTACTGGTACACGATCGGCACCGCGTACCCGACGCGGTCCGCCACCGATCGGACGGTGACGCCGTCGAACCCGCCGCTCTCGCGCGCGATCGAGCGTGCCGCCGAAAGCAGTTCCGCCCGTAGGCGTTCGCGCGCTTCGGCGCGTTCGTCCGCGGTGCCCTTGATTCGCTTGCCCGCACGTGGCATCGGTTCTCCTCGGTCATTTTCTAACAACGGTAGACAATCGCTCGGGCGGAGTCGTAGGGTCGATTTCTAACGTTGTTAGAAATATCGACAGGAGCGCTCGGATGCGAGTACTGGTAACTGGGGTGTCGGGAACGATCGGCAGCGCCGTCGCGCGCGCACTGCTCGGGCGTGGCCATGCCGTGGTCGGCACCGTCACGGGGGCCGACCGACCCGCACCCGACGGTGTCGAGCGGGTGATCGCCGATCTCTTCGATCCCGAGGCGTTGGTCGCTGTCGCGGCCGGGGTCGACGCGGCGGTGCATGCCGCGTCGAGCAACGACGAGCGGGCCGGTGAACTCGACCGCGGGGTGGTCACGGCGCTGCTCGACGCGTTCGAGGGCACCGGCAAGCCGCTCGTCTACACCAGCGGGCTTTGGCTGCACGGCAATACCGGCGAAGCGTCCGCCACCGAGGAGTCGGCGTTCGATCCGCCGCTGGTGGTGTCGTGGCGGCCCGCCGTCGAGAAACTGCTGGAGGACGCGGCCGCGAATCGTGGCGTGCGGACTGTTCGCATCCGGCCCGGTCTCGTCTACGGCGCTGGTCGGGGGTATGTGCCGATGTTGCTGAGCCCGCAGCAAGACGGCGTCGTGCGGCACTTCGGGGACGGCTCGAATCGGTGGTCGGTCGTGCACGCCGACGACCTCGGTGACCTCTACGCGTTGGCGGTGGAATCCGCGCCCGCGGGGTCGGTCTATCTCGCCACTCTCGACGAGCCGGTCGCGGTCCGGGATGTGGCGCGCGTGATCGCCGACGCCCACGGCGCGCAGGTGGCGGGCTGGGATCCGGCTGCGGCTCAACGGTATTGGGGCGTCATGGTCGAGGCCTTCATGCTCGACCAAGTCGCCACCGGAGCCAAGGCTCGCGCGGAGCTCGGGTGGTCGCCCACTCGGCCGACGCTGTTGGAGGACCTGTGACGGCGGTGCGGTGGGTGTTCTCCCAGGT contains the following coding sequences:
- a CDS encoding acyl-CoA carboxylase subunit beta, with product MAGTQAKLDELVKILTIAAEPAGEAGVAKREKKGIPSVRQRVEMLLDSGTFIETGALARQPDKADALYGDGLVTGRGLIGGRPVVVIAHDQTVYGGSVGITSARKFMRALQLAFDNACPVVTINDSGGARIQDAVGSIASFGDISRVLEKLSGYVPQVSIILGKCAAGSVYGPINTDVLIGTKDSYMFVTGPEVIKAVNGEDITAEELGGAKVQAERGTLHYVADTEQEAYDWARNYLSYMPTSCLEQPPIVNPGLEPEITASDRELDKIIPDSDRAGYDMHEILLRIFDDGEFHEIREAFAPNLITGFARVDGYPVGVIANQPLVLGGSIDAACSDKSTYFIRLCDAFNIPLVFVADTPGVLPGLDQEANGVIIRGGRVPRAIIEATVPIINLVVRKSYGGAYGMMAARQVGADISFAWPTARIAVIGADSAVDLIGKRQLAAVPEEHRAAAREFMINQYNETIATPWIAAERGYIDAVIEPATTRLEIRRALRLLRDKPPVKPEFNPRKHPVYPM
- a CDS encoding SDR family oxidoreductase, with the protein product MHEPDISTDRRITLVTGASRGIGADTARILAARGDHVIVNYREKRRRAQTIADEITAAGGSASVAGADVSDETATRALIADITDRFGRLDVLVLNASGGLERGAAADYAMSINRDAQLRLTRLALPLMPSGGRIVFVTSHQAHFHGRKPVPTDYEPIAASKRAGEDALRAIIPELEALGITLTVVSGDMIDGTIIVRLLERRDPDAVGTRRDHGPLPTVEEFATAIADATTSTAESGHTVYIGGHDYLGSTPTA
- a CDS encoding winged helix-turn-helix transcriptional regulator; the protein is MRSASGAKPSRGEADPANEPMLAAMELLGQRWMLRIVWELEPGTLGFLELRRRMGQCSSSMLSVRLQHLQAAGLIVKKPDKSYELTTAGRELGAALGPVWEWSRRWEKLFPESGD
- a CDS encoding TetR/AcrR family transcriptional regulator, with translation MPRAGKRIKGTADERAEARERLRAELLSAARSIARESGGFDGVTVRSVADRVGYAVPIVYQYFANKRALLVELMEAGFTDLAERLHGALDAPVQDDPLLEVAWAYWDFAVADPHLYRLMHTLPEVPFGTADAPEAARSCFEALRSAVAAGAPKLPEAVMDDDAAADLLWAHLHGLVGLMLDGRIKGGAERGRALLVDLTSLFRATP
- a CDS encoding NAD-dependent epimerase/dehydratase family protein, whose protein sequence is MRVLVTGVSGTIGSAVARALLGRGHAVVGTVTGADRPAPDGVERVIADLFDPEALVAVAAGVDAAVHAASSNDERAGELDRGVVTALLDAFEGTGKPLVYTSGLWLHGNTGEASATEESAFDPPLVVSWRPAVEKLLEDAAANRGVRTVRIRPGLVYGAGRGYVPMLLSPQQDGVVRHFGDGSNRWSVVHADDLGDLYALAVESAPAGSVYLATLDEPVAVRDVARVIADAHGAQVAGWDPAAAQRYWGVMVEAFMLDQVATGAKARAELGWSPTRPTLLEDL